A single window of Halobacterium jilantaiense DNA harbors:
- a CDS encoding aldo/keto reductase: MAPANDSDTFDIGGDATVHRMGYGAMRITGPDIVGAPDDEDAARDVVRRAVELGVDFVDTADSYGPGASERLLREALGENDDVFVATKAGLLRTRDGDWLPHGEPDFLENQALCSLDRLGVDSIDLLQLHSPDPDTPFEDSVHRLAELKDAGLVDHVGLSNVSVDQLESARDIVDVATVQNEYNVANRDHEDVLSACEDYEIGFIPYFPIGGGDLGEQREPLEAVADDHDATVRQVALAWLLDHSPVTLPIPGTSSIDHLESNVAATQLSLTDDNRDRLA, encoded by the coding sequence ATGGCACCAGCCAACGACAGCGACACGTTCGACATCGGCGGCGACGCGACCGTCCACCGGATGGGGTACGGCGCGATGCGCATCACCGGTCCGGACATCGTCGGCGCGCCCGACGACGAGGACGCCGCGCGGGACGTGGTCCGGCGCGCGGTCGAACTGGGCGTGGACTTCGTGGACACCGCTGACTCGTACGGGCCGGGAGCCAGCGAGCGCCTCCTCCGCGAAGCACTCGGTGAGAACGACGACGTGTTCGTCGCGACGAAGGCCGGCCTGCTGCGGACGCGCGACGGCGACTGGCTGCCCCACGGTGAGCCCGACTTCCTCGAGAATCAGGCGCTGTGCTCGCTCGACCGCCTCGGCGTCGACTCCATCGACCTGCTGCAACTGCACTCCCCGGACCCGGACACGCCGTTCGAGGACTCCGTCCACCGGCTCGCGGAACTGAAAGACGCCGGCCTCGTCGACCACGTCGGCCTCAGCAACGTCTCCGTCGACCAACTGGAGAGCGCCCGTGACATCGTCGACGTGGCGACCGTTCAGAACGAGTACAACGTCGCGAACCGCGACCACGAGGACGTACTCTCGGCCTGCGAGGACTACGAGATCGGCTTCATCCCGTACTTCCCAATCGGCGGTGGCGACCTCGGCGAGCAGCGCGAGCCCCTGGAGGCGGTCGCCGACGACCACGACGCGACCGTCCGTCAGGTCGCGCTCGCGTGGCTGCTCGACCACTCGCCGGTGACACTCCCCATCCCGGGAACGTCCAGTATCGACCACCTCGAATCGAACGTCGCCGCCACCCAGCTGTCGCTGACTGACGACAACCGCGACCGCCTCGCGTAG